The DNA sequence TTagcatccttttcccacaCATTCATTTTGGTGTCACAAGCTAGAGAATAAAGACATAAGAGGAAGTAATAGTGTCTACGTAACATAGATATTTCATGTATCAACATTTATGTATTCGCAGTGTGTCAGTCTGTTACAAGAAGTCTGCCCAAATATTCTGCTCGCAAATTATGCGTTGGCCGCACCAGGATTCTGGTTTCTGTAGTCGATGGCTTTGATAAGAGTATATAACCTAAGACTTATAGTCAGCTTTGAATAAGACCCTAGTGGAGGCTGTACTCGCGTTGTGATGGTAGGGACGGAAACACCCAGACGGATACCTTCCCGCACGGGGGTACCAAGAATAACCTGGACAAATCATCAGTTATCCATTCCACACCTGGATTTCATTCGGGCAACAACCACACACCTCAACTTCAGTGGGTCGTTGAGCTTTGACATCAGCCATCATACTAGACGGCAAGCCAGGGTATGGCACGTCGGTACATTGCTTGATGAGCTTCTCAGTTGTACCATCAGGGACGGTAAGTCCCTTAGCTTTCGCGACGGCCACTACTTCGTTCATTATGGAGTAgcaaagaggaagtgcAAGGTCAGaggattggaagaaagggcCAGTCTTGAGCAGAGTCGATGCGGTGAGAGTGTTCCAGCAGCAGTTCCAAATGACCTTGACCCATCTCTCGCTTTGGATATCCTTGGTAACAGTACaatcaccaccaccggcCTGCAAGAAGCCCACCAAAGTCTCAAgcttctcgtcttcctctttcctaTCCCCGCCTTCTCGGTAGTCAACGCCGATAGTAAGACCTTCGCGGTTGAACTGTTCAACGCCATCGTTGTCGGGAAGAGTCTTACCACCCGTCCAGACGACGGCGGAGATGATGGTGTTGTTGGGGAAGGATTCGTGGAGAGGAACTTCAGCTCCGACACCGTTCTGCAAGAGGACAATTGATGTGGCAGGGGAGACGACGGGTCGGAGGTGGTCTGAGAGGGATGGTTTGGCATCGAGCAAGGCCTTATTGGCACAGAGTACTGTTTCGTTATCAGATTAGCATGATatggagaggaaaatgggaatAGGACTTGCCATAGGAAAACTTTGTACCGCTGGCAGCAGCCTCATCTGTACTCTTCCACACTGATCTCTCTGTCAGACTTCTGTAAGAAAGATCAATCCGAACAACTTACCACCGGCAAACCTCATGCCATCGTGGTTTCCAAATTTGGGGCTGACAATCTTGAATCCTTGATTTCTGACCTTGTGGTAGTTGCTTCTGGCAACGACATGCACATCGCACTTGCCGGACAGCTGAAGAATGGAGGCGTAGATGCCACCAATACCACCGAGGCCGAAGAGAAGGACGCTAGGCTTAGACATTGTACTATAGATATTTCCGTGTCGTTGCGTGTGAGCTAATAAATCCAAAGCCAAGATGAATCGATCTTTTCAACTGTCACAACCCTCCTCTATGCGTGTTCTGCCATTTCGGTCCGCCCGAAAACATCTCCCCGAACATGACCCCCCCGGCGTTCGGCAACTTACGGCTATTCCCACGTGGAAAAGCACAACAAATCATTAAGTAGCTATTCGGCCGGAGGTGATCGGTCCGACCGGCAATATTTTGGGCGTCAGAAGAGGGTGGGGAACCATCGAATGAAATAAGTATGTATATGCACAGAGAGAgtagagaagatgagaagtGAATTTGAACTGAACGAATAATATCAACAACATCAATGGAGAGAACAGCAAGAATGGCCATTTTCCGGAAAGGCGTCCAGCACGCTGCGATCAGATCAAGATACCCGACGGTCAACTCTAGGCATGCTTTTGCCAGACGAGGCTTCTCAGCCGTGGCCGCAGAGAACAAGACTGGTGAGGGTTACAGGAAACCTTTGATTTTAGGTGGAATAGTAGGTTCACTTGAGCGGATCACTAGAAAGTTGGCTTGCTGACGACTTGATCAGGCAGCAACGCTCGTCGCCACCATAGCCTATACTCTTTTGCGCCCCCTTCATTtaaaagatgaggatcTCCCAGACCCATCAGCACCCATCGGTCAGGCGACAGGGAGGGCTCTGATACCTTACAGTGAAGTCAATAAGCACAACAAGCCAGACGACTGTTGGGTGGTCATCGATGGCAAGGTGTATGATTTGACAGAAGTGAGTCTATCGGAGAAACCCTTGTTACTGAGCTTGGGTTTGTTATGGTGAAACTGATACTTTTATAAGTTTGCAGGATCCCACCCAGGTGGTAGTTCTCCTATCTACAGAGCAGCAGGTCGCGATGCCACTGCCATTTTCCAACCTATCCACCCTCCTGGAACGATTGAGAATGGTTTGGATCCCGATGCGATGATCGGCTTAGTAGATCCCGCGACATTACCCAAAGTCGTGgataagaaaaaggaagatggggagcAGAGGAGAATTGATCTGGCTGAAATTATCGGATTGCCTGATTTCGATGTAAGTCCGTAGCTGTGGGTTAGGACAGGGTgctgatgacgatgatttGCAGGAAGCTGCCAAAGCCAACTTG is a window from the Cryptococcus deuterogattii R265 chromosome 10, complete sequence genome containing:
- a CDS encoding 2-dehydropantoate 2-reductase; this translates as MSKPSVLLFGLGGIGGIYASILQLSGKCDVHVVARSNYHKVRNQGFKIVSPKFGNHDGMRFAGVWKSTDEAAASGTKFSYVLCANKALLDAKPSLSDHLRPVVSPATSIVLLQNGVGAEVPLHESFPNNTIISAVVWTGGKTLPDNDGVEQFNREGLTIGVDYREGGDRKEEDEKLETLVGFLQAGGGDCTVTKDIQSERWVKVIWNCCWNTLTASTLLKTGPFFQSSDLALPLCYSIMNEVVAVAKAKGLTVPDGTTEKLIKQCTDVPYPGLPSSMMADVKAQRPTEVEVILGTPVREGIRLGVSVPTITTRVQPPLGSYSKLTISLRLYTLIKAIDYRNQNPGAANA